A section of the Candidatus Moraniibacteriota bacterium genome encodes:
- a CDS encoding AAA family ATPase, producing the protein MDIYGHAGVREQLDRIAASAVTPQSFLFTGPRQLGKFLVASEFAEKLSGGGATTETALGDVLVIGRDGATPETDMAKSAALSVADIRRAEAFLSRFPGSGKYRVVIIDEADRLTLSAENALLKILEEPNSTSIIILVTHLPGQLLPTVRSRLFTVTFTPLTSSELRTHFPKVDVPDFFFSLGLPGLIAEAAQDPIVFAAKKDRLRGLFQLTRLTWAERLSLAEKLAVEPDDLPDLLEMWLIGLERQRGEQSMQSVAFVTFLDAVLETLDQVSRKEGNPRLLLEKLFTQA; encoded by the coding sequence ATGGATATCTACGGCCATGCAGGAGTGAGAGAGCAACTCGATCGGATCGCGGCCTCGGCCGTCACACCGCAAAGTTTTCTCTTTACTGGTCCGCGCCAGTTGGGGAAATTCCTCGTCGCGTCTGAGTTCGCAGAGAAACTGTCGGGTGGTGGAGCCACGACCGAGACAGCTCTCGGCGATGTGCTCGTCATCGGCCGGGACGGCGCAACACCGGAGACTGATATGGCGAAATCAGCGGCCCTGTCGGTTGCGGATATCCGTCGTGCAGAGGCTTTCCTCTCGCGTTTCCCTGGATCCGGGAAGTACCGAGTGGTCATCATCGATGAAGCGGATCGGCTGACGCTTTCGGCCGAAAATGCCCTGCTGAAAATTTTGGAAGAGCCCAATTCGACTTCGATCATCATCCTCGTGACGCATCTGCCGGGCCAGCTCCTGCCGACGGTACGCTCACGGCTGTTCACGGTCACCTTCACTCCACTGACGAGTAGTGAACTGCGTACGCACTTCCCCAAGGTCGACGTACCAGATTTTTTCTTTTCGCTCGGACTCCCTGGATTGATCGCCGAGGCGGCTCAGGATCCGATTGTCTTTGCCGCCAAGAAGGATCGGTTGAGGGGTCTGTTCCAGCTTACACGCCTCACCTGGGCTGAGCGTCTCAGTCTGGCCGAAAAACTAGCAGTCGAACCCGACGATCTCCCGGATCTCTTGGAAATGTGGCTCATCGGACTGGAGCGACAGCGGGGTGAGCAGTCGATGCAATCAGTCGCATTTGTCACCTTCCTCGATGCGGTGCTCGAGACACTGGATCAGGTTTCGCGGAAGGAAGGAAATCCGCGCCTCCTCCTGGAAAAGCTTTTCACTCAGGCCTAG
- a CDS encoding glycosyltransferase: MPENKPKNGRKKIALAHDFLLAWGGAERMFKVLAEAYPDAPIYTLLADPAFVGKYFPGREIRTSFLQKFPAWLRRRHRWLLPLYAIAVEAIDLRDFPLVISSSGAWMKGLVTRLHTRHIAYLHSPMRYVWDSQEQYLRELGRERNLLLRIFLSYLRVWDRQSAERPDTLLVNSEFTRRRVEKYYRRDSTVVYPPAGILQEQQSAEVGAETAKEYFLIVARLTRSKRVDTAIEAFNRLELPLLVVGTGPEEQSLRELAGPTIQFAGALSDTALAHAYAKARAIIQPSEEDFGLVVAEALSFGIPTIALSSGAATELIEPGVTGELFMGSTPEMIADGVRRFLEREKGYQPEIMRQRLVRYGSAGFLAGIRAAVDQSAAVKR, from the coding sequence ATGCCAGAAAATAAGCCCAAAAACGGACGAAAAAAGATTGCTCTGGCGCATGATTTTCTCCTCGCTTGGGGCGGAGCGGAGCGGATGTTCAAGGTGCTCGCGGAGGCGTATCCGGATGCGCCTATTTATACTTTGCTGGCTGACCCAGCCTTTGTCGGCAAGTACTTTCCGGGGCGCGAAATCCGGACTTCATTCCTTCAGAAATTTCCCGCTTGGCTCAGACGGCGGCACCGCTGGCTCTTGCCCTTGTACGCGATCGCGGTCGAGGCGATTGATTTGCGAGACTTCCCGCTCGTCATCTCTTCCTCAGGGGCATGGATGAAGGGGCTCGTGACGCGGCTTCACACGCGGCATATCGCCTACCTCCACTCGCCGATGCGCTATGTCTGGGATAGCCAAGAGCAGTATCTGCGTGAGCTTGGCCGCGAGCGCAATCTCTTGCTCCGGATATTTCTCTCCTATCTGCGCGTCTGGGACCGTCAGTCAGCGGAGCGGCCAGACACATTGCTCGTCAATTCCGAATTTACGCGGCGGCGAGTCGAGAAATACTATCGGCGCGATTCGACGGTCGTGTATCCGCCAGCCGGCATCCTCCAGGAACAGCAATCAGCCGAAGTGGGAGCCGAAACCGCGAAAGAATATTTCCTCATCGTCGCGCGACTCACTCGGTCCAAGCGCGTCGATACGGCGATTGAAGCATTCAATCGTTTGGAACTCCCGCTGCTCGTGGTCGGTACGGGCCCGGAGGAGCAGTCGCTCCGCGAGCTCGCCGGTCCGACTATTCAGTTTGCCGGAGCACTCAGTGATACGGCGCTGGCTCATGCGTACGCCAAAGCGCGGGCGATCATCCAACCGAGCGAGGAAGACTTCGGTCTCGTGGTGGCCGAGGCGCTGTCGTTCGGCATTCCGACGATCGCGCTCTCGAGTGGTGCGGCGACAGAACTGATCGAGCCGGGTGTCACCGGAGAACTTTTCATGGGGAGTACACCAGAGATGATCGCGGATGGCGTCCGACGTTTCCTCGAGCGGGAAAAGGGGTATCAGCCGGAGATCATGCGCCAGCGATTGGTGCGATACGGGAGCGCGGGCTTTCTCGCTGGCATCCGGGCAGCGGTCGATCAGTCTGCAGCCGTGAAGCGATGA
- a CDS encoding glycosyltransferase family 4 protein: MKVGIDASRAFLRRRTGIEEYSYQVIRHLRGVVPKEHRVILYVRQELGSEDAAADFDIPENWEIRTVRAPRFCTQIRMGWELLCDGVEVLFVPLHTLLILHPVSTALRFLSGKKKMRTIVVVHGLEYEFFPEAYSVWQRVYMRAAIRFSVRVASQIIAVSENTKRDLVQLYGVPESKIAVIYEGADQSAAGPAGSGEKTEPGTPYFFFIGRIETRKNIGRMIEAFEQFKEKTGLPHVLVLAGKPGHGYSEIEKQIARSKYRKAIQEIGYVSAAEKWHWLRGAEASLFPSLYEGFGLPVIEAQNVGVPVITSNTSSLPEIAGEGALFVDPLKPEQLAEAIATLVWNPEKRADIIEKGTLNVRRFSWGVCAQSVEALLRQR; the protein is encoded by the coding sequence ATGAAAGTTGGCATCGATGCCTCTCGGGCTTTCCTCCGGCGGCGGACGGGGATAGAGGAATATAGCTATCAGGTGATCCGGCATCTGCGAGGCGTCGTTCCGAAAGAACATCGCGTCATTTTGTACGTGCGCCAAGAGCTCGGTTCCGAAGATGCTGCGGCGGATTTCGACATCCCGGAGAACTGGGAGATACGGACGGTGCGAGCACCGCGCTTTTGTACGCAGATACGGATGGGGTGGGAGCTCTTATGCGATGGCGTGGAGGTGCTTTTCGTACCGCTGCACACACTATTGATACTGCATCCGGTCTCTACAGCGCTTCGTTTTCTGTCGGGTAAGAAAAAGATGCGAACAATCGTGGTAGTGCATGGCCTCGAGTATGAATTTTTTCCTGAAGCGTATTCTGTCTGGCAGCGGGTATATATGCGGGCCGCCATCCGGTTTTCGGTGCGGGTAGCGAGCCAGATAATCGCGGTGTCCGAAAATACGAAGCGCGACCTGGTCCAGCTCTACGGCGTACCGGAGTCGAAGATTGCGGTTATCTATGAGGGCGCTGATCAATCGGCGGCCGGGCCAGCAGGGTCGGGTGAAAAAACAGAGCCAGGTACTCCGTATTTCTTTTTCATCGGACGGATCGAGACGCGCAAGAATATCGGACGGATGATCGAGGCCTTTGAGCAGTTCAAAGAAAAGACCGGCTTGCCGCATGTGCTGGTGCTCGCGGGAAAGCCGGGTCATGGCTATTCGGAAATTGAAAAACAGATAGCCAGGAGCAAATACCGAAAGGCGATCCAGGAGATCGGTTATGTGAGCGCTGCCGAGAAATGGCACTGGCTCCGCGGAGCCGAAGCATCCCTCTTTCCGTCCCTCTATGAGGGATTTGGGCTGCCGGTGATCGAGGCGCAGAATGTCGGTGTGCCGGTAATTACCTCCAATACATCTTCACTTCCCGAAATTGCCGGGGAAGGAGCGCTCTTTGTCGATCCTTTGAAACCCGAGCAATTAGCCGAAGCGATCGCGACGCTCGTTTGGAACCCAGAAAAGCGAGCTGATATAATAGAGAAAGGTACCTTGAATGTTCGGCGATTTTCCTGGGGTGTCTGTGCCCAGTCCGTAGAGGCCCTTTTGCGGCAAAGGTAA
- a CDS encoding rod shape-determining protein has translation MQWLIRKIGIDLGTANTLVFVPGEGVVINEPSVVAISLFENKVLAVGNEAKEMLGRTPDTIVASQPLRDGAIADYRVTEAMLKYFINRVMGRIRFIRPEVVLSVPAGITSTERRAVVDAAMKAGAKAAYVVKEPVLAAIGAGIPIHTAQGNMIINIGGGTSEIAIISLGGIVASHSARVGGNKIDQAISDYIKRKYSLAIGDRTAEEVKIGIGSAIAQVKEDHMEVRGRDLMGGLPKTITLSSNEVTEAIQDELREIIHVIKQVLQETPPELASDIMDKGMVLSGGTAQLRYLDQLIAKTINVPCYVADDPAFCVVKGTGIVLENLDTYKRSLMLGK, from the coding sequence ATGCAGTGGCTGATACGGAAAATCGGTATCGATTTGGGGACGGCGAATACACTCGTTTTTGTTCCGGGTGAAGGGGTGGTTATCAATGAACCATCGGTCGTTGCTATTTCCCTTTTTGAAAACAAAGTCCTCGCTGTCGGCAATGAGGCTAAAGAAATGCTGGGGCGGACACCGGACACCATCGTGGCGAGCCAGCCGCTTCGCGATGGAGCGATTGCTGACTACCGAGTGACCGAGGCGATGCTCAAGTACTTTATCAATCGCGTCATGGGGCGGATCCGTTTCATCCGGCCGGAAGTCGTGCTCTCGGTGCCGGCGGGGATCACCTCGACCGAGCGGCGGGCCGTCGTCGATGCGGCGATGAAGGCGGGTGCCAAAGCGGCGTATGTCGTGAAGGAGCCGGTCCTCGCGGCCATCGGCGCTGGCATCCCGATTCACACCGCCCAGGGAAACATGATCATCAATATCGGCGGCGGGACGTCCGAGATCGCCATCATCTCGCTCGGGGGTATCGTCGCCTCGCACAGCGCTCGGGTAGGCGGGAACAAGATCGACCAAGCCATCAGCGACTATATCAAGCGCAAGTACAGTCTGGCCATCGGGGATAGGACAGCCGAGGAAGTGAAGATCGGCATCGGTTCGGCGATCGCTCAGGTGAAAGAAGACCACATGGAAGTGCGCGGCCGCGACCTGATGGGTGGGTTGCCGAAGACGATCACGCTATCCTCGAATGAAGTGACGGAAGCGATCCAGGATGAACTGCGTGAGATCATCCATGTCATCAAGCAGGTCCTCCAGGAAACCCCACCGGAACTCGCGTCGGATATCATGGACAAGGGTATGGTGCTTTCGGGCGGGACGGCACAGCTCCGTTATCTCGATCAGCTCATCGCCAAGACGATCAATGTCCCGTGCTATGTGGCGGATGATCCGGCGTTCTGTGTCGTGAAGGGAACGGGTATCGTGCTCGAGAATCTGGATACCTACAAACGTAGCCTGATGCTCGGAAAATAA
- a CDS encoding UDP-N-acetylglucosamine 1-carboxyvinyltransferase — protein sequence MEVFRIQGGKRLAGTIPVYGLKNAATPIIAATLLSRERSVLENMPRIEDVFRMLEIVESLGATVEWQGERTVVITPGTIDPARADQDKVKRLRSSILLLGSLSARFDHFELRQPGGCVIGARPVDTHVDALAKLGIAITLTEKGYVIEASGRHAGKVVLRELSVTATENAMMLAAILPDETVIKIAACEPHVVDLGRFLQKMGAQVSGLGTHTIVITGRSELAGATHAIMPDHNEAATFLALGVATGSEITVEHAREDDLDIVLEKLKEFGAHFTIAPDAITVHPAETLRAVPKIDTRPYPGIPTDIQAPLAVLATQAEGETLIFDTMFEGRFNYVVESEKMGRS from the coding sequence ATGGAAGTCTTTCGTATCCAAGGTGGAAAACGGCTCGCCGGGACTATTCCCGTCTATGGCCTGAAGAATGCGGCGACGCCGATCATCGCGGCGACGCTCTTGTCTCGTGAGCGTTCGGTACTCGAGAATATGCCGCGGATCGAGGATGTGTTCCGCATGCTCGAAATCGTCGAGAGCCTGGGAGCGACGGTCGAGTGGCAGGGAGAGCGGACGGTTGTCATCACTCCAGGGACGATTGACCCGGCGCGCGCTGACCAGGACAAGGTGAAGCGGCTCCGTTCGTCGATCTTGCTCCTCGGGTCGCTGTCGGCGCGCTTCGATCATTTCGAGCTGCGTCAACCGGGTGGCTGTGTCATCGGGGCGCGGCCGGTGGATACACATGTCGATGCGCTCGCTAAGCTTGGCATCGCGATCACGCTGACAGAGAAAGGTTACGTGATTGAAGCGAGCGGACGGCATGCTGGGAAAGTCGTCTTGCGGGAACTCTCGGTCACCGCGACCGAAAATGCGATGATGCTCGCGGCCATCTTGCCGGACGAGACTGTCATCAAGATCGCGGCCTGCGAGCCACATGTTGTCGACCTCGGACGCTTTCTCCAAAAGATGGGCGCCCAAGTTTCTGGACTCGGGACGCACACGATCGTCATCACGGGTCGCTCCGAACTTGCGGGTGCGACGCATGCTATCATGCCGGACCACAATGAAGCCGCGACCTTTCTCGCCCTCGGAGTCGCGACGGGGAGTGAAATCACGGTTGAGCATGCCCGCGAAGATGATCTCGATATCGTCCTAGAAAAGTTGAAGGAATTCGGTGCGCACTTCACCATCGCCCCAGATGCGATCACGGTGCATCCGGCCGAGACGCTTCGGGCGGTGCCGAAGATCGACACTCGACCGTATCCTGGCATCCCGACCGATATCCAGGCACCGCTCGCCGTGCTCGCGACCCAGGCAGAGGGTGAGACGCTTATTTTCGATACGATGTTTGAGGGGCGGTTCAATTATGTGGTTGAGTCGGAAAAAATGGGGCGAAGCTGA
- a CDS encoding group II intron reverse transcriptase domain-containing protein has product MDHLIALHESLKTRTYTHGPYQAFRVNDPKPRDIHKASVRDRLLHHAIYRTLYPCFDRTFIADSYSCRIGKGVHRALNRFRTFGRKVSNNHTRTVWVLKGDIRKCFASVDQGVLIGILKKHIADPDTLWLLERVITSFDSGTPGRGLPLGNLTSQLLINIYLNELDQFVKQQLKAKYYIRYADDFVVFSKNENELKNILILMDAFLRLNLRLELHPDKVFIRTVASGVDFLGWVHFSDHRVLRTVTKRRMLRRVEATGGKEETVASYLGMLGWGNGRKLQQKIANQL; this is encoded by the coding sequence ATGGATCATCTGATCGCTCTCCATGAATCACTCAAGACGAGAACCTATACGCACGGCCCATACCAGGCCTTCAGGGTGAATGATCCGAAACCGCGAGATATCCACAAGGCGTCAGTGCGAGACCGACTCCTTCATCATGCGATCTATCGTACCCTCTATCCATGCTTTGACCGGACCTTCATCGCTGATTCGTATTCGTGTCGGATTGGGAAGGGAGTACACCGAGCCCTCAATCGTTTTCGGACATTTGGTCGGAAGGTCTCGAACAATCACACTCGGACGGTCTGGGTGCTGAAGGGCGATATCAGGAAATGCTTCGCCTCGGTCGACCAGGGTGTGCTCATAGGTATCCTCAAAAAACACATCGCTGATCCCGATACGCTCTGGCTGCTGGAAAGAGTCATCACCAGCTTTGATTCGGGGACACCTGGCCGAGGGCTTCCGCTTGGCAATTTGACTTCGCAACTCCTCATCAATATCTATCTCAACGAGCTCGACCAGTTTGTGAAACAGCAACTGAAAGCGAAATATTACATCCGGTATGCAGATGATTTCGTCGTATTTTCCAAGAATGAAAATGAGTTGAAAAATATACTCATTCTGATGGATGCGTTTCTCAGACTCAATCTTCGACTCGAGCTCCACCCCGACAAGGTGTTCATCAGAACTGTCGCAAGCGGAGTGGATTTCCTCGGCTGGGTGCATTTCTCGGATCACCGAGTACTCCGGACGGTGACGAAGCGGCGGATGCTGCGACGAGTGGAGGCCACTGGAGGAAAAGAAGAAACAGTAGCTTCGTACCTCGGAATGCTTGGGTGGGGGAATGGGAGGAAACTACAACAGAAGATAGCGAATCAGCTTTGA
- a CDS encoding four helix bundle protein: protein MLILPKTHRHSLGSRIDDLFVETIEGIATAAFLSPVEKLPYVKYGVRKLDTLKILLMILWETKSLDDKKYIALSERLNEIGRMLGGWQGQLQKKTLP, encoded by the coding sequence TTGCTTATCCTACCAAAAACCCATCGGCATTCGCTCGGATCGAGAATTGATGATTTGTTTGTTGAGACAATCGAGGGAATAGCCACCGCAGCTTTTCTCTCGCCAGTGGAGAAACTTCCCTATGTGAAGTATGGGGTGAGAAAGCTCGACACCCTCAAGATACTCCTCATGATCCTCTGGGAGACCAAGTCACTGGATGACAAGAAATATATCGCTCTTTCGGAGAGACTGAATGAGATAGGCAGAATGCTCGGCGGCTGGCAAGGACAGCTCCAAAAGAAAACTCTCCCGTAG
- a CDS encoding nucleotidyl transferase AbiEii/AbiGii toxin family protein — protein sequence MLHADILSEQQKTLLPLLQKFRTDFGLVGGTAIALHIGHRASIDFDLFTAEPLRTDALRRDIIAFGKNIRTLVDTPEEYTVLTDGVKLTFLRYPFALEYPVLWDDTARLPELLTLASMKAYALGRRAKWKDYVDICFILETRHSLREIADRAESIFGEEFNEKNFRSQLAYFDDVDYSEAVMYRPGFEKNDEDIKKMLMNFSLSEA from the coding sequence ATGCTGCACGCTGACATTCTTTCGGAACAACAGAAGACCTTACTTCCGCTTCTGCAGAAGTTTCGCACTGATTTCGGTCTGGTGGGCGGGACGGCGATAGCTCTCCATATCGGACACCGCGCATCCATCGACTTCGATCTCTTCACCGCGGAACCTCTTCGTACCGATGCGCTCCGGCGAGACATCATCGCTTTCGGAAAGAATATCCGGACGCTCGTCGATACCCCGGAAGAATATACGGTACTCACGGACGGCGTGAAGCTCACGTTTCTCCGATACCCGTTCGCTCTCGAATACCCCGTCCTCTGGGATGACACCGCCCGATTGCCGGAGCTTCTCACACTCGCATCGATGAAGGCCTACGCGCTTGGCAGGAGAGCGAAATGGAAGGATTATGTCGACATTTGTTTCATTTTGGAGACGAGGCATTCGTTACGGGAAATCGCCGACAGAGCGGAGAGTATTTTCGGCGAAGAGTTCAATGAAAAGAATTTCCGTTCGCAGCTTGCTTACTTTGATGATGTCGATTATTCCGAAGCGGTGATGTATCGCCCGGGTTTTGAAAAAAACGATGAAGATATAAAGAAGATGTTGATGAACTTCAGTCTGAGCGAAGCATAG
- a CDS encoding FAD-dependent oxidoreductase, with protein MYDCIIVGGGPGGIAAGVYAARKQIKTLFITENFLSQSVVSASIENWIGTVSIAGWEFGQALEKHLRAQEGLEIKTGERATGLTELPTGGYRITTDQGSYDTKTLIVATGGRHRHLAVPGEEKFNGHGVVYCSTCDAPFFKQRKVAVVGSGNSALEAVEDLLPYANEIVLFVRGGELKGDKITQEKILASPKVSVIYNAVTQEIIGETKVEALRYQDKTTAEVKDIALDGVFVEIGMVPNTEFAQGLLELNERGEIILDTRRATTSKPGIFATGDATDAPYKQNNISAGLGVTAALAAYDFIRKGKKK; from the coding sequence ATGTATGACTGTATTATCGTGGGCGGGGGACCAGGGGGTATTGCTGCCGGCGTGTATGCCGCGCGGAAACAAATCAAAACGCTTTTCATCACGGAAAACTTCCTGAGTCAGTCCGTCGTGTCGGCCTCGATCGAAAACTGGATTGGGACTGTCTCAATCGCTGGTTGGGAATTCGGTCAGGCACTGGAAAAGCATTTGCGGGCTCAGGAAGGGCTCGAGATAAAAACCGGTGAGCGCGCGACGGGTCTGACCGAGCTCCCGACCGGTGGCTACCGCATCACGACTGATCAGGGCAGCTATGACACGAAAACCCTCATCGTCGCGACCGGGGGTCGGCACCGCCACTTGGCTGTTCCGGGAGAAGAAAAATTCAACGGTCACGGCGTCGTTTACTGCTCGACTTGTGATGCGCCGTTTTTCAAGCAGAGGAAAGTCGCAGTCGTCGGGAGTGGCAACTCAGCCTTGGAAGCAGTCGAGGACCTGTTGCCATATGCCAATGAGATCGTCCTGTTCGTTCGGGGCGGCGAGCTGAAGGGGGATAAGATCACGCAGGAGAAGATCCTTGCCTCCCCCAAAGTGAGTGTCATCTATAATGCCGTGACCCAGGAAATCATCGGTGAGACCAAGGTGGAAGCGCTCCGGTACCAGGATAAAACGACAGCTGAGGTGAAGGACATCGCGCTTGATGGTGTCTTCGTCGAGATCGGCATGGTGCCAAATACTGAGTTTGCACAGGGTCTGCTCGAGCTCAATGAGCGCGGGGAAATCATCCTCGATACACGCCGGGCAACGACTTCGAAACCCGGTATCTTTGCGACTGGCGATGCGACTGATGCACCCTACAAGCAGAACAACATCTCGGCTGGCCTCGGTGTCACTGCTGCCCTCGCGGCCTATGACTTCATTCGGAAGGGGAAGAAGAAATAG
- a CDS encoding metal-sensitive transcriptional regulator has product MSAMKPHSGKQKREAVKPRSGREAVLARVARVEGQLRGVRRMVEENDECLDIIAQISAIREAVAMLGVELLKDDLVCKWDGKKKIDEAYLKSLFKMQ; this is encoded by the coding sequence ATGTCCGCAATGAAACCACATTCAGGAAAACAGAAGCGTGAAGCCGTGAAGCCGCGCTCGGGCCGGGAAGCCGTCCTGGCACGTGTCGCGCGTGTCGAGGGTCAACTCCGCGGTGTCCGTCGTATGGTCGAAGAGAATGACGAATGTCTCGACATCATCGCTCAGATTTCAGCGATTCGAGAAGCCGTGGCGATGCTCGGGGTCGAGCTCCTGAAGGATGACCTCGTCTGTAAGTGGGATGGGAAGAAAAAAATTGATGAAGCCTACTTGAAGAGTCTGTTCAAGATGCAGTAA
- the murD gene encoding UDP-N-acetylmuramoyl-L-alanine--D-glutamate ligase, translating into MLKSDWFKGKRITVFGIGLNRGALATIKFLIEAGVREVIATDIKTKEDLAPTIRELAKYKNITYVLGQHRSEDFTQADMVVKNPVIAWTNEYIKLALTQHVPVEMDASLFIQLTKRPMIGITGTKGKTTTASLIAHILEQSGKEIVRAGISQIGFLDALAQLTRDSAVVAELSSWRLSSFVSHAYSPSVAVVTNIYPDHLNYYKKMAAYVADKEVIFRFQKQDDWLILNCDNEGTRAMALQAKSRIVWFSEHELTEGEGVFFRSGTVYERTAAGEQLLFPWPEVALRGEHNRSNILAAIAAARTQGVSPNVIRAALATFRGVPHRLELVGEREGVRYFNDTAATMPEAAMAGIRAFTAPVVLIAGGADKAFDYAELARVFATEPKAVVLFQGTATEKLLPLMEQAASAAGKSDVLFPVVASMEDALRVATDEAEPGDVVLLSPGVASFGLFQNEFDRGDQFRSGVQRLLAA; encoded by the coding sequence ATGCTGAAATCTGATTGGTTCAAAGGCAAGCGCATTACGGTTTTCGGCATCGGTCTCAATCGAGGCGCTTTAGCGACGATCAAATTCCTCATCGAGGCGGGGGTGCGCGAGGTGATCGCGACCGATATCAAGACGAAGGAAGACCTAGCGCCGACTATCCGAGAACTCGCGAAGTATAAGAACATCACCTACGTTTTGGGGCAGCACCGCTCCGAAGACTTCACTCAGGCGGATATGGTGGTGAAGAATCCGGTCATCGCCTGGACGAATGAATATATCAAGCTTGCCCTGACTCAGCATGTCCCCGTTGAGATGGACGCGAGTCTTTTCATCCAGCTCACGAAACGCCCGATGATCGGTATCACGGGGACCAAGGGCAAGACAACGACAGCTTCACTCATCGCCCATATCCTGGAGCAGTCAGGCAAGGAAATTGTCCGGGCTGGTATCAGTCAAATCGGTTTCCTCGATGCACTGGCGCAGTTGACCCGAGACTCAGCCGTGGTCGCAGAGCTTTCTTCGTGGCGACTCTCCTCCTTTGTTTCGCACGCCTATTCGCCATCGGTGGCCGTGGTGACCAATATCTATCCTGACCACCTGAATTATTACAAGAAGATGGCGGCCTATGTGGCCGATAAAGAGGTCATCTTCCGTTTCCAGAAGCAAGATGATTGGCTGATCCTGAATTGTGACAATGAAGGCACGCGAGCGATGGCCCTTCAGGCGAAGAGTCGCATCGTCTGGTTCTCCGAGCATGAGCTGACGGAAGGGGAAGGGGTCTTCTTCCGATCGGGTACGGTGTATGAGCGAACGGCTGCCGGGGAACAGCTGCTCTTTCCTTGGCCCGAGGTCGCTCTGCGTGGCGAACATAATCGAAGCAATATCCTCGCGGCGATCGCTGCTGCTCGGACACAAGGCGTTTCCCCGAACGTGATCCGTGCTGCTCTGGCGACGTTTCGGGGTGTGCCGCATCGCCTCGAGCTCGTCGGGGAGCGAGAAGGGGTGCGGTACTTCAATGATACAGCGGCGACGATGCCGGAAGCGGCCATGGCGGGTATCCGAGCCTTCACGGCACCGGTAGTGCTCATTGCTGGCGGAGCGGACAAGGCCTTTGATTACGCCGAGCTGGCCCGGGTATTTGCGACTGAGCCGAAAGCCGTGGTGCTCTTCCAAGGGACAGCGACTGAGAAGCTTTTACCGCTCATGGAGCAGGCTGCTTCAGCGGCCGGGAAATCGGACGTGCTCTTTCCTGTTGTCGCGAGTATGGAGGATGCACTGCGCGTCGCGACGGATGAAGCAGAGCCAGGGGATGTGGTGCTCCTCTCGCCCGGTGTCGCGAGCTTCGGTCTGTTCCAGAACGAGTTCGATCGGGGGGATCAATTCCGCTCGGGCGTGCAGCGACTCCTGGCAGCGTGA